One genomic segment of Thermodesulfobacterium sp. TA1 includes these proteins:
- the map gene encoding type I methionyl aminopeptidase: MEVLFRLKEEVRPGVSTWEFEELALILCEKRGVKPAFKGYRGYPYALCVSINEEIVHGMPKKDKILKEGDIVSFDFGVIYEGYVGDAALTVGVGKVSEKAERLMRVTEEALYKGIEKAHFGNKIGDISFAIQSHVEKYGFNVIREFVGHGVGRSLHEPPEVPNWGRPGRGPKIEVGMVLAIEPMVSAGDYRVEILLDGWTAVTKDRSLAAHFEHSVAITPNGPEILSKV, translated from the coding sequence ATGGAGGTTCTTTTTAGACTTAAAGAAGAAGTAAGGCCTGGGGTTAGTACTTGGGAGTTTGAGGAGTTAGCTTTAATTCTTTGCGAAAAAAGAGGTGTTAAGCCAGCTTTTAAAGGGTATAGAGGTTATCCTTATGCCCTTTGTGTGTCTATAAACGAAGAAATAGTGCATGGAATGCCAAAGAAAGATAAGATTTTAAAAGAGGGTGATATTGTTAGTTTTGATTTTGGGGTAATTTATGAAGGTTATGTAGGTGATGCGGCGTTGACGGTGGGTGTGGGAAAGGTTTCTGAAAAGGCAGAAAGGTTGATGAGGGTTACTGAAGAAGCCCTTTATAAGGGTATTGAAAAAGCTCATTTTGGTAATAAAATAGGAGACATATCTTTTGCAATTCAATCCCATGTGGAAAAGTATGGCTTTAATGTGATAAGGGAATTTGTTGGACATGGGGTAGGCAGGAGTTTGCATGAGCCACCAGAGGTTCCTAACTGGGGGAGGCCAGGAAGAGGACCTAAGATAGAGGTAGGGATGGTTTTAGCGATAGAGCCTATGGTATCTGCTGGAGATTATAGGGTAGAGATTTTATTAGATGGATGGACTGCTGTAACTAAGGACAGAAGTTTAGCAGCTCATTTTGAACATTCTGT